From Coleofasciculus sp. FACHB-T130, the proteins below share one genomic window:
- a CDS encoding lamin tail domain-containing protein, producing the protein MIDIYQRIWESDKNGCSVSPRQDVDSWENPQADILLDVQVQAEGKRNIDLATRPLFHKVNEEKFDLPTYASFIKLLNNYVANYRTQEIVNEEEKREIDNFIDTVLPTEPIKIAREYINKELGENLSEQQFRTKLQQIWFELFTNYYKGKSTHFCSGFEHVFVGEAKFDANFRITRDRTPTLGEISGYHSWIKFYKDEKVRDVNFLGYKFDLQGNQGPDNPNVVTLQMLWNLTDMNGKVIAQLFKKKGGFFVGPSPECEIAMGTVAYYESIHNKFKKDDRRFTTINGANYNIVLYRSITQEGSRGEFIRSFYPEFLGSDGKQEPEIDDTVVVPVDEIKNDGAVLIVAALPNPQGADGARDEWVELKNVTNESIDLTGWEMRDKSARPEPLRGTLAPNEIKRFFVSRSSPNSMQLTNKAGFISVFNQQFDLVAAVNYSRANNGEILRFD; encoded by the coding sequence ATGATTGACATCTATCAAAGAATATGGGAAAGCGACAAAAACGGGTGTTCTGTTAGCCCTCGTCAGGATGTTGACAGTTGGGAAAACCCGCAGGCAGACATTCTCTTGGACGTGCAGGTGCAGGCAGAGGGTAAGCGTAACATCGACCTAGCTACCCGACCTTTGTTTCATAAGGTGAACGAAGAAAAGTTCGATTTGCCTACCTATGCCAGTTTTATCAAGTTATTGAACAACTACGTGGCAAATTACCGTACCCAGGAGATCGTAAATGAAGAAGAAAAAAGAGAAATAGATAATTTTATTGATACAGTTTTGCCTACAGAACCAATTAAAATCGCACGCGAATATATCAATAAAGAGCTAGGCGAAAACCTTTCAGAACAACAATTCCGAACCAAACTGCAACAAATCTGGTTTGAATTATTCACCAATTACTATAAAGGCAAGTCAACTCATTTCTGCTCAGGTTTTGAACACGTTTTTGTCGGAGAAGCCAAATTTGACGCTAACTTCAGAATTACCAGAGATAGAACACCAACTCTGGGCGAAATTTCCGGCTATCACTCCTGGATAAAATTTTATAAGGACGAGAAAGTTCGGGATGTCAACTTCCTTGGTTATAAATTTGATTTGCAAGGCAACCAAGGCCCTGACAATCCTAATGTTGTCACTTTACAGATGTTATGGAATCTTACCGACATGAATGGTAAGGTGATTGCTCAGTTGTTCAAGAAGAAAGGCGGATTCTTTGTTGGGCCGAGTCCTGAGTGTGAAATTGCGATGGGAACAGTCGCCTACTACGAAAGCATTCACAACAAGTTTAAAAAAGACGATCGGCGATTTACTACTATTAACGGCGCTAATTACAATATAGTGCTGTATCGGAGTATTACTCAAGAGGGCAGTCGTGGAGAATTCATTCGCTCGTTCTACCCAGAATTTCTCGGCAGTGACGGTAAACAAGAACCGGAAATTGATGATACGGTAGTTGTGCCAGTAGATGAAATCAAAAATGACGGTGCCGTCCTCATCGTAGCAGCGTTACCTAATCCACAAGGTGCCGATGGCGCAAGGGATGAGTGGGTTGAATTAAAGAATGTAACTAACGAATCAATTGACTTGACGGGTTGGGAAATGCGGGATAAATCTGCTCGACCTGAGCCACTCAGAGGCACCCTGGCACCTAACGAAATCAAGCGCTTTTTTGTCAGTCGGTCAAGTCCTAATTCGATGCAACTTACCAACAAAGCTGGATTTATTTCTGTATTCAATCAACAGTTCGACCTAGTGGCAGCAGTCAACTATTCGCGTGCCAACAATGGTGAAATTTTACGCTTTGACTGA
- a CDS encoding endonuclease/exonuclease/phosphatase family protein yields the protein MSTKLRIVTFNLENLDDKPGETPTLDERIAVMRPQLVRLNADILCLQEANGQEQPGQPRRLLALKKLLEGTPYTNYQQVSTTIANGEQVFDERNLVILSRFEIIEYQQYKHKFAPAPFYQKVTANPPETEAEKITWERPILHAKVQLPDNQVLNVINVHLKSKLPADILGQKINNSTWKTASGWAEGFFVASMKRVGQALETRILIDQLFDANEDALIVVCGDFNAEVDEVPLEAIRGDVENTGNGKLIKRVMVPCERSIPEPARFSLLHRGKGRMLDHVLVSRMLLAHYKGSEIHNELLHDESIAFATDKQFPESDHAPVIAEFELP from the coding sequence ATGTCAACCAAACTACGCATCGTCACATTCAACCTAGAGAACCTGGACGACAAGCCTGGAGAAACGCCCACACTGGATGAGCGCATCGCCGTGATGCGTCCTCAACTGGTTAGGCTGAATGCCGATATTTTATGCCTCCAAGAAGCTAACGGACAAGAGCAACCGGGACAACCTCGACGGCTGCTGGCTTTGAAGAAACTTTTAGAAGGAACGCCCTACACAAACTATCAACAAGTATCCACAACGATAGCGAACGGGGAGCAAGTCTTTGATGAGCGCAACTTGGTAATTCTCAGTCGCTTCGAGATTATCGAATACCAGCAATACAAGCACAAATTCGCCCCTGCCCCTTTCTACCAAAAGGTGACAGCAAACCCACCTGAAACAGAAGCAGAAAAAATCACCTGGGAACGCCCCATCCTGCACGCCAAGGTTCAACTACCTGACAATCAAGTTCTCAACGTCATTAATGTCCACCTAAAATCTAAACTACCAGCGGACATTCTCGGACAGAAGATAAACAACTCCACCTGGAAGACTGCTTCTGGCTGGGCTGAAGGTTTCTTCGTTGCTTCCATGAAGCGAGTTGGACAAGCTTTGGAAACGCGGATACTGATAGATCAATTGTTCGATGCCAATGAGGACGCCCTCATCGTCGTTTGTGGCGATTTCAATGCCGAAGTTGATGAAGTGCCTCTGGAAGCGATTCGCGGAGATGTAGAGAATACTGGCAATGGCAAGCTAATCAAGCGTGTTATGGTGCCCTGCGAACGAAGCATACCTGAGCCTGCCCGGTTCTCCTTGTTACATCGTGGCAAAGGCAGGATGTTAGACCATGTGCTGGTATCTCGGATGCTGCTGGCACACTACAAAGGTTCGGAAATTCACAACGAATTGCTGCACGACGAGTCAATTGCTTTTGCCACAGATAAGCAGTTTCCAGAATCAGATCACGCACCAGTTATTGCAGAATTTGAGTTGCCCTAA
- a CDS encoding HEAT repeat domain-containing protein, with product MMLISILEQATVAAQQKNWSLLNQCLQQLPLNKEEGRQGEPLTGEDSNSLYLEQLLNLALDVLDAGDFQERWEVAKVLPKLGKGAIAPLISILKDEDADLEERWFAGRILGEFDNPAVITALVELLKTSEEEELTVSAAAALANIGSPAVEALSELLAESETRLLAVRSLAQIRRSETIAPLLNVVQDPQSAIRAAAIEALGSFHDSRIPPVLMDALQDPAAQVRKEAVIGLGMRSDLLEQLNLVTQLQPLLFDFNLEVCQHSAIALGRLGTDEAAAALFQVLSSPNTPLSLQVDIVRSLPQTAAALEYLQQALSIESPVLWQEIVTVLGRVDSPKLVPTSAKILLTALESESSTAQDPKVKQAVAMAWGQLGDAIAINQLIELLADPDAGVKLHAIAALKKFPIAYQQLQQLATTENITPELKEGVAIALKEWTVNS from the coding sequence ATGATGTTAATAAGTATTTTAGAGCAGGCTACTGTTGCCGCACAGCAAAAAAACTGGTCATTGCTAAACCAATGCTTGCAGCAACTGCCACTTAACAAAGAAGAGGGAAGGCAGGGAGAGCCGTTAACAGGAGAAGATTCTAACTCGCTTTACTTAGAGCAATTACTGAATCTGGCTTTAGATGTACTTGACGCAGGGGATTTTCAGGAACGGTGGGAAGTGGCGAAGGTGTTACCCAAACTAGGGAAAGGCGCGATCGCCCCTTTGATTTCGATCCTGAAAGACGAAGACGCCGACTTGGAGGAGCGCTGGTTTGCGGGTCGCATCCTGGGCGAATTTGACAATCCTGCTGTCATCACCGCCTTAGTAGAGCTGCTGAAAACATCTGAGGAGGAAGAACTCACCGTGTCAGCAGCGGCTGCTTTAGCGAATATCGGATCTCCGGCTGTAGAGGCTTTGAGCGAACTATTAGCAGAGTCAGAGACACGGCTGTTAGCCGTGCGATCGCTTGCTCAGATCCGCCGTTCGGAAACGATTGCGCCTCTCCTGAACGTGGTTCAAGATCCCCAATCTGCGATTCGAGCCGCTGCGATTGAAGCACTGGGTAGCTTTCACGACAGCCGGATTCCACCAGTATTGATGGATGCCTTGCAAGATCCCGCCGCACAAGTGAGAAAAGAAGCGGTAATTGGCTTGGGGATGCGCTCTGATTTGCTAGAACAATTGAATCTAGTAACTCAGCTACAACCCCTGCTATTTGACTTTAATTTGGAAGTTTGTCAGCATAGTGCGATCGCATTAGGACGACTGGGAACAGATGAAGCCGCCGCTGCCTTGTTTCAGGTACTCTCATCCCCGAATACACCGCTTAGCTTGCAAGTAGACATCGTGCGATCGCTCCCCCAAACAGCAGCCGCCTTGGAGTATTTGCAACAAGCTCTTTCTATTGAGTCTCCGGTGCTATGGCAGGAAATTGTCACCGTTTTGGGGCGAGTGGATTCTCCAAAATTAGTCCCAACATCTGCTAAAATCCTGCTGACAGCACTTGAATCAGAAAGCTCAACTGCTCAAGATCCCAAGGTTAAACAAGCGGTGGCAATGGCATGGGGACAGTTAGGAGATGCCATTGCGATCAACCAGTTAATTGAACTGTTAGCAGATCCTGATGCAGGGGTAAAACTGCACGCGATCGCTGCTCTCAAAAAATTTCCCATTGCTTACCAGCAATTACAGCAACTCGCTACCACCGAAAATATCACCCCAGAATTAAAAGAAGGGGTAGCGATCGCTTTAAAAGAATGGACAGTGAATAGTTAA
- a CDS encoding ATP-binding protein, whose translation MSRILLLVEQKENRRLLSEWLAGDHEVLLPDEKETGSRGAKEQEHNREILLNPQSCRNGINWRLLSSQPERGFPTLAALLSTQHGQGTVLPLPLSPQSLILNTAFDLCVLDSVALKQFWEEVQARKATELPVFLPFLLIVPRQDVGLMTRHPWKSVDELVTIPIEKMELQTRVKMLLRTRQLSWDLKQRNAELKETNERSQQEIVKHQQAEAQLRQSEEKFRQFLEAAPDAIAIVGASDRIVLVNTQIEKMFGYERDELLGNTLEMLLPDYIRRVHDRERTDSCCEPQVPPMGVGFELFARRKDGTEFPVDVSLSHIETPQGFLVTSIIRNITVRKQAEEEIHKALEQERQLGELKSRFVSMVSHEFRNPLTSISLSAHMLEHCSNEWSQEKKSKYLLRIKDIVRNMTDLLEDVLLIGRADAGKSEFNPVPLDLTEFCRNLVEEIQLSASNQHEINFVSNQTPFKLENFNTDNYSLQGSNLECLTVTENEFETIVSIDEKLLRQILNNLLSNAIKYSPQGGIVQFELNCQHGEATFQIRDEGIGIPPADLARLFETFHRAKNVGKIPGTGLGLAIVKRCVEIHGGKIAVDSQVGLGTTFTVTLPC comes from the coding sequence ATGAGCCGGATTTTGTTGCTTGTAGAGCAAAAAGAAAACCGCCGCCTGCTCTCAGAGTGGCTTGCTGGGGATCACGAAGTATTGCTACCTGACGAAAAAGAGACGGGGAGCCGAGGAGCTAAGGAGCAGGAACACAACAGAGAAATTTTACTCAATCCTCAGTCCTGTAGAAATGGGATAAATTGGCGTCTTCTCAGTTCTCAGCCGGAACGGGGTTTCCCCACCCTGGCTGCGCTGCTCAGCACTCAGCACGGGCAGGGTACTGTTCTACCCTTACCGCTTAGCCCTCAGTCTTTAATCCTGAACACAGCTTTTGACCTATGCGTCTTAGATAGCGTGGCTCTAAAGCAGTTTTGGGAAGAGGTGCAAGCTAGAAAAGCCACTGAATTACCAGTTTTTCTGCCATTTTTGTTGATCGTTCCTCGTCAGGATGTGGGGTTGATGACTCGACACCCGTGGAAGAGTGTTGATGAGTTAGTCACAATCCCCATCGAGAAGATGGAGTTGCAGACGCGGGTGAAGATGTTGTTGCGGACGCGACAACTCTCGTGGGATCTCAAACAGCGCAATGCTGAGTTAAAGGAGACAAATGAGCGATCGCAACAGGAAATAGTCAAGCATCAGCAAGCAGAAGCCCAACTCCGACAAAGCGAAGAAAAATTCCGGCAATTTCTAGAAGCAGCACCAGACGCGATCGCGATTGTTGGCGCAAGCGATCGCATCGTTCTCGTTAACACTCAAATTGAGAAAATGTTTGGCTATGAGCGCGATGAATTGCTTGGCAATACTCTGGAGATGTTGCTACCCGATTACATCCGGCGCGTACACGATCGAGAACGCACTGATTCCTGTTGTGAACCTCAAGTCCCACCGATGGGAGTGGGGTTTGAGCTATTTGCCCGACGCAAGGATGGCACTGAGTTCCCCGTAGATGTCAGCCTCAGCCACATCGAAACCCCGCAAGGATTTCTCGTTACTAGCATTATTCGCAACATCACCGTTCGCAAGCAAGCAGAAGAAGAAATTCACAAGGCGTTGGAACAAGAGCGACAATTGGGTGAATTGAAATCTCGCTTTGTGTCAATGGTTTCCCACGAATTTCGCAATCCGCTGACCTCAATTTCTCTTTCTGCCCATATGTTAGAACATTGCTCTAATGAATGGTCTCAGGAGAAAAAAAGCAAATATTTGCTGCGGATTAAAGACATCGTTAGAAATATGACCGACCTGTTAGAAGATGTGCTTTTAATCGGCAGAGCAGATGCCGGAAAATCAGAATTTAATCCAGTCCCCCTCGATCTAACAGAATTCTGCCGCAATTTGGTAGAAGAAATCCAACTGAGTGCTAGCAATCAGCACGAGATAAATTTTGTCAGTAATCAAACGCCATTCAAACTTGAAAATTTCAATACTGATAATTACTCTCTTCAAGGTTCTAATCTGGAATGTTTGACCGTCACTGAAAACGAATTTGAGACAATCGTTTCTATAGATGAAAAATTGCTGCGACAAATCTTGAATAATTTGTTATCAAATGCAATTAAATATTCCCCCCAAGGCGGCATTGTTCAGTTTGAATTGAATTGCCAGCATGGTGAGGCAACTTTTCAAATTCGAGATGAAGGGATTGGCATTCCTCCAGCAGATTTAGCGCGACTCTTTGAAACATTTCATCGAGCCAAAAATGTTGGCAAAATTCCTGGAACTGGCTTAGGGCTGGCGATTGTAAAAAGGTGCGTAGAAATACACGGAGGCAAGATAGCGGTGGATAGCCAAGTTGGGTTAGGAACAACTTTTACCGTAACGCTTCCGTGTTAA
- a CDS encoding response regulator, translated as MKERPFILAAERNPCYLELVAQFLGKEGDCVKSANLLEALDLALCQSKAIGLALVDIDGFYRRVWKCCERIRDRQIPFLLLLPKQSVAIEQQNLAHGMQSTLVKPLVVKKFLVIVRSLLRD; from the coding sequence TTGAAGGAGCGACCGTTTATTTTGGCGGCAGAGCGAAACCCGTGCTACCTGGAACTTGTGGCTCAATTCCTCGGCAAAGAAGGGGATTGTGTCAAAAGTGCTAACCTTTTAGAGGCACTCGATCTAGCCCTATGCCAGTCAAAAGCAATCGGTTTGGCGCTGGTGGACATAGACGGTTTTTACCGGCGTGTTTGGAAATGCTGCGAACGAATTCGGGATCGGCAAATACCCTTTCTACTACTCTTGCCTAAGCAAAGTGTCGCGATTGAGCAGCAAAACCTAGCTCACGGAATGCAAAGTACATTAGTTAAACCGCTAGTCGTCAAAAAGTTCCTAGTGATCGTTCGCAGTCTACTAAGAGATTAA
- a CDS encoding diguanylate cyclase has protein sequence MKKQTSLLVASRNHHNLQLIAQLLIQEGYPILTADSLEEFEQALRHSAQISLAIVDISSLDSRICEWLRHEAIPILMLSNQSGSTDWQFTLIAGAADHRIKPIGKTELLTRVSSILKHRAKFELEKARDNRLLKAAPDLQKSNPKVDDLVFRDALTGIANRHHFEEILEREWRRAAREARFLSLIMINLDFFKDFKDTYGLQRGDYCLREVAKALSAAVKRCGDVVARYGGEEFVTLLPDTNRSGAIVVAEAMRLNVADVNISYVNSPIGDRVTISLGVATLIPERNSTPQALIAEAQKMLSVAKEEGSDRFKIYPISG, from the coding sequence ATGAAGAAACAAACCTCGCTCCTAGTCGCCAGCCGAAACCACCACAACTTGCAACTGATCGCACAACTTTTGATTCAGGAAGGATATCCAATCCTCACCGCTGACAGCTTGGAGGAGTTTGAGCAAGCTTTGAGACATTCTGCACAAATCAGTCTCGCTATCGTAGATATCTCTAGTCTAGACAGTCGGATTTGCGAATGGCTGCGGCACGAGGCAATCCCCATTCTGATGCTTTCTAACCAGTCTGGCTCAACGGACTGGCAGTTTACACTGATCGCTGGTGCTGCCGATCATCGGATCAAACCCATCGGTAAAACAGAACTACTGACGCGAGTTAGTTCGATTTTGAAACACAGAGCTAAATTTGAGCTTGAGAAAGCCCGCGACAACCGGCTATTAAAAGCGGCACCCGATTTACAGAAGTCTAACCCAAAGGTAGATGACCTAGTTTTTAGAGACGCGCTGACAGGAATTGCGAATCGCCATCATTTTGAAGAAATTTTAGAACGGGAATGGAGACGTGCAGCAAGAGAGGCAAGGTTTCTGTCGTTGATTATGATTAATCTTGATTTTTTTAAAGATTTTAAGGATACCTACGGACTTCAGCGAGGCGATTATTGTCTGAGAGAAGTTGCAAAAGCTTTAAGTGCTGCTGTGAAAAGATGTGGAGACGTTGTCGCCCGATATGGGGGTGAAGAATTTGTGACACTTCTCCCCGATACCAATCGCTCTGGGGCGATTGTCGTGGCAGAGGCAATGCGTTTAAATGTGGCAGATGTAAACATTTCCTACGTGAATTCTCCGATTGGCGACCGAGTAACTATCAGTTTAGGGGTTGCCACGTTAATTCCTGAGAGAAATTCCACCCCACAAGCCTTGATTGCTGAGGCGCAAAAGATGCTATCTGTAGCAAAAGAGGAAGGAAGCGATCGCTTCAAAATTTATCCGATTTCAGGCTAA
- a CDS encoding LysR family transcriptional regulator, which produces MRLEQLQAFLAVAETGSFQQAARKCGFTQSTISRQIQSLETDLGISLFHRTAQAKLTVGGERFLPRARKICQEWQQATQELADLLAGKQPELCVAAIHSVCAQYLPSVLQQFCRDYPAVQLRVTSLGSDRALKVLRDGMVDVAIVMNNRFLTASPDMVVDVLYNERIEILMAANHPLTKYQQVPWSELVHYPQVVFKDGYGMQRLVQERFLRQGANLQAVMELNTLDAFRGVVRQGELIALLPQSALVDARQDATLAIRVIDSTPAPGTPNLADSLADPSLSRQVVMVTTRDRLLIPPIQHFCQMVRELVPMQFAGAMGNTIICSDASIPVN; this is translated from the coding sequence ATGCGACTAGAGCAGTTGCAAGCCTTTCTAGCAGTTGCTGAAACCGGCAGTTTTCAGCAAGCGGCGCGAAAGTGTGGGTTCACTCAGTCCACTATTAGCAGGCAAATCCAGTCTCTGGAAACGGATCTCGGTATTTCCCTGTTTCATCGCACGGCTCAGGCAAAGCTAACAGTCGGAGGCGAACGCTTTTTGCCCCGCGCCCGCAAAATTTGTCAAGAGTGGCAACAAGCCACGCAAGAATTAGCAGACTTGTTGGCAGGAAAGCAACCCGAACTCTGTGTAGCGGCGATTCACTCGGTTTGCGCCCAATACTTGCCGTCCGTGTTGCAGCAGTTTTGCCGAGATTACCCGGCGGTGCAGCTGCGGGTAACTTCGCTTGGAAGCGATCGCGCTCTCAAAGTCTTGCGAGACGGAATGGTTGATGTCGCGATCGTGATGAATAACCGCTTTTTAACGGCTAGCCCGGATATGGTGGTCGATGTCTTATACAATGAACGCATCGAAATCTTGATGGCGGCAAATCATCCTCTGACTAAGTACCAACAGGTGCCCTGGTCAGAACTCGTTCACTACCCGCAAGTGGTATTTAAGGATGGGTACGGGATGCAACGCTTGGTACAAGAGCGATTTTTGCGGCAAGGCGCTAATCTTCAGGCGGTGATGGAGTTAAATACGCTTGATGCCTTTCGCGGTGTCGTGCGGCAAGGAGAATTGATTGCCCTTTTGCCCCAGTCAGCTTTGGTAGATGCGCGCCAGGATGCAACGCTGGCGATTCGAGTCATTGATTCCACACCCGCGCCAGGGACGCCAAACTTAGCCGACTCGCTGGCAGATCCCAGCTTGTCTCGTCAGGTAGTGATGGTAACAACGCGCGATCGCTTGCTGATTCCCCCCATTCAGCACTTTTGCCAGATGGTACGCGAGTTAGTCCCGATGCAATTTGCAGGAGCGATGGGCAACACAATAATCTGTTCGGATGCTTCTATACCTGTTAACTAA
- a CDS encoding anthranilate phosphoribosyltransferase family protein codes for MSNEFREILRKVGSGVHTGENISRSEAEEATRMMLLQEATPAQIGAFMIAHRIKRPTGEELAGMLDAYDALGPKLQPIGSERPVIVLGTPYDGRSRTAPITPLTALILATAGQAVVMHGGDRMPTKEGLPLIEIWQALGVNWAELSLPVVQQVFEATQLGFVYLPKHFPQAAGLVPYRDQIGKRPPLATMELMWCPYAGEAHVVAGFVHPPTEGMFQDSSALRGNPQYFTAVKGLEGSCDLPRDRTAIIGTWQPGSSPQRLLLHPRDYGFEGKEVALDSATELVQEMQAVLQGNKSELMQAAIWNGGFYLWHCGLAPDLSSGLTQAETLLGSGQVAQKLQDISQVISSLSSSVFSSR; via the coding sequence ATGAGTAATGAGTTCAGGGAAATTCTGCGAAAAGTGGGTAGTGGCGTCCATACGGGCGAAAATATAAGTCGCTCCGAAGCTGAGGAAGCGACACGGATGATGCTCCTACAGGAAGCAACACCAGCGCAGATTGGAGCATTTATGATCGCCCATCGGATTAAGCGTCCCACCGGCGAAGAATTGGCAGGGATGCTAGACGCCTACGACGCACTAGGGCCAAAACTGCAACCCATCGGCTCAGAACGCCCGGTTATCGTTCTGGGGACGCCCTACGATGGGCGATCGCGCACGGCACCCATAACGCCACTGACAGCTTTAATCTTGGCAACCGCTGGACAGGCGGTGGTGATGCACGGGGGCGACCGGATGCCTACCAAGGAAGGCTTGCCACTGATTGAGATTTGGCAGGCGTTGGGTGTCAATTGGGCTGAGTTATCCCTCCCTGTCGTCCAGCAGGTGTTTGAGGCAACCCAACTCGGATTTGTTTATTTGCCCAAGCATTTCCCCCAAGCGGCAGGACTGGTTCCCTACCGCGACCAAATTGGCAAACGTCCACCCCTTGCAACGATGGAGTTAATGTGGTGTCCCTATGCAGGGGAAGCTCACGTTGTGGCGGGGTTTGTCCATCCTCCCACGGAAGGGATGTTTCAAGACTCTTCGGCATTGCGAGGCAACCCCCAGTATTTCACAGCGGTGAAAGGATTAGAAGGTAGCTGCGATTTACCGCGCGATCGCACGGCGATTATTGGAACTTGGCAACCCGGTTCGTCTCCGCAACGCCTCCTGCTTCATCCCCGTGACTACGGCTTTGAGGGAAAGGAAGTCGCCCTAGACTCCGCAACTGAATTGGTACAAGAAATGCAAGCAGTGCTGCAAGGTAACAAGAGCGAACTTATGCAAGCAGCCATCTGGAACGGTGGTTTTTACCTGTGGCATTGCGGTCTCGCCCCAGATTTATCATCCGGTTTAACTCAGGCAGAAACTTTATTGGGTAGCGGTCAAGTTGCCCAGAAACTACAGGATATTAGTCAGGTGATTTCTTCTTTAAGTTCTTCAGTCTTCAGCAGTCGGTAG